A window from Fragaria vesca subsp. vesca linkage group LG5, FraVesHawaii_1.0, whole genome shotgun sequence encodes these proteins:
- the LOC101291051 gene encoding rhodanese-like domain-containing protein 8, chloroplastic-like: MSGCFPAPAVISGAAITQIVWGRRTYPVSQFSIFSSTSSWFVYNHSKHYDRRRRRRLSISEERRALYGVGVSLQQQWDCESENERREDNEWVVVNFYQFVMIEDAEGEVAKHLRFLEGLDIRGRIYVNEQGINAQYSGPRRDAVAYVEWVREDERFADVLVQISAAPNGHAFPKLKLRYKPSLVQLEGGISHLPLLDPAMRATPLAPSEWRKRLETVNTADAATQSPNADYILLDVRNGYEWDIGHFSGARRPDVDCFRSTSFGLSQPEVIDADPLADVDKETDILMYCTGGIRCDVYSTILRQQGFQNVYTLKGGVSHYLKNEGSVKWVGNLFVFDSRLSLSPDTYKPEAITEPSRVEVEVSENNTFARCYICGLQVCELRHRNCANLDCNLLHLCCMNCVENLRGCCCSKCTTAPRLRPVLQGPHRYEKWHTYRDLTSQTKSTV, encoded by the exons ATGAGCGGGTGTTTTCCGGCGCCGGCGGTGATCTCCGGTGCGGCAATCACTCAGATTGTTTGGGGCAGAAGAACATATCCGGTGTCTCAATTCTCAATCTTCTCCTCAACCTCGTCTTGGTTTGTTTACAATCACAGTAAGCATTATGATCGGAGAAGAAGGCGGAGGCTTTCGATATCGGAAGAACGGAGAGCTCTATACGGCGTCGGCGTTTCATTACAGCAACAATGGGACTGTGAAAGTGAAAATGAAAGAAGAGAAGATAACGAATGGGTGGTGGTGAATTTCTACCAGTTTGTGATGATCGAAGACGCGGAGGGAGAGGTGGCCAAGCATCTGAGATTCTTGGAGGGTCTTGATATACGTGGCAGGATATACGTGAACGAGCAAGGGATCAACGCCCAG TACAGTGGGCCGAGGAGAGACGCGGTTGCGTATGTTGAATGGGTGAGAGAGGATGAGAGATTTGCTGACGTGTTGGTGCAGATTTCTGCAGCGCCAAATGGGCATGCGTTTCCTAAGCTCAAGCTGCGGTATAAGCCTTCACTGGTTCAG TTGGAAGGAGGTATTAGTCATCTTCCTTTGCTGGACCCTGCAATGCGAGCTACACCTCTAGCGCCGTCCGAGTGGAGGAAGAGATTGGAGACGGTGAACACTGCTGATGCTGCAACTCAAAGTCCGAATGCGGACTATATTCTTTTGGATGTGAGAAATG GTTATGAGTGGGATATTGGTCATTTTAGCGGGGCTCGAAGGCCAGATGTGGACTGCTTCAGGAGCACTTCGTTTGGGCTATCTCAACCAGAG GTCATTGATGCAGATCCATTAGCAGACGTTGATAAAGAAACAGATATATTGATGTATTGCACTGGAGGTATCCGGTGTGATGTATACTCCACAATCCTAAG GCAACAGGGCTTTCAAAATGTATACACCTTAAAGGGGGGTGTCTCTCATTATCTAAAAAATGAAGGTTCTGTAAAGTGGGTTGGGAATTTGTTTGTGTTTGACTCTCGTCTTTCTCTCTCCCCTGATACCTACAAGCCTGAAGCCATAACCGAACCAAGCAGAGTTGAAGTTGAAGTTTCAGAGAACAACACATTTGCCAGATGCTACATATGTGGTTTACAAGTCTGTGAGTTAAGGCATCGAAACTGTGCAAATCTTGACTGCAACCTACTTCATCT ATGCTGTATGAACTGTGTGGAGAATTTAAGAGGATGTTGCTGTTCAAAGTGCACAACTGCTCCTCGACTTAGACCTGTTCTTCAAGGTCCCCATAGATATGAAAAATGGCACACGTACCGGGATTTGACATCACAAACCAAGTCGACAGTTTGA
- the LOC101291336 gene encoding uncharacterized protein LOC101291336 — protein MSSPYERVKGGRLTFKDGSVATRSKAIDKKKKKKQKKLLKNPNDDAAISSVDLEGDDAVAAAEAAAGEGAGAEEESYTIDAAKRMKYDELFPVEAKKFGYDPKAIKQKSVEAILDDRVKKKADRYCK, from the coding sequence ATGTCGAGTCCGTACGAGAGAGTGAAAGGAGGGAGATTGACCTTCAAGGACGGCAGTGTAGCCACGCGCAGCAAAGCCATCGATAAGAAAAAGAAGAAGAAGCAGAAGAAGCTTCTCAAGAACCCTAACGACGATGCTGCGATCTCCTCCGTGGATCTGGAGGGCGACGATGCAGTCGCAGCCGCAGAAGCAGCAGCCGGAGAAGGAGCAGGAGCGGAAGAAGAGAGCTACACTATCGACGCGGCGAAGCGCATGAAGTACGATGAGCTCTTCCCCGTGGAAGCAAAGAAGTTCGGTTACGACCCCAAAGCGATTAAGCAAAAATCTGTCGAGGCTATTCTTGACGACCGTGTCAAGAAGAAGGCCGATCGCTACTGTAAATAG
- the LOC101309061 gene encoding uncharacterized protein At4g15970-like, with amino-acid sequence MRIASILLVDEMGDECLVTVMIIVIKRRSQKDQAHRDRQEARLSSTMSSKSLSPVSALVSVTVIGHNSTSVMENLHNTTAATPKAGGVHHSYHHHGLVRKIIKIATVCVAVTLVSLLFYICVFPGGGSYYDPLFSAKSQDSLDAVLRNASMKDKTIIVTTLNDAWAEPNSIFDLFLESFRIGNNTKRLLKHLVVICLDQKAYARCVALHPHCYQLYTEGANFTSEAAFMSSDYLHMMWRRIQFLTFILEKGYSFVFTDTDIMWLRDPFPKFFPDADFQIACDYFQGDSYDVNNLPNGGFTYVISNKRTTKFYNFWYFSRQAYPNNHDQDVLNKIKSDPFITTIGLKMRFLDTKYFGGFCQPSKDLNLVCTMHANCCVGLDNKVNDLKILLQDWRNYMALPPSSSSSSSLSSSSPSSNSTTTPTTMPSWTVPQNCRYTFLFLNSDFSSFIILCILPVFSPFLYSRTVTLMISWIMCCK; translated from the exons ATGAGGATCGCTTCCATCCTCTTGGTGGATGAAATGGGAGATGAATG TCTGGTAACTGTTATGATTATTGTAATTAAGAGGAGAAGCCAGAAGGATCAGGCCCATAGAGATAGACAG GAGGCTAGATTATCAAGCACCATGAGCAGTAAATCATTATCACCAGTATCAGCACTGGTATCTGTAACAGTTATTGGGCATAACAGTACCAGTGTTATGGAGAATCTTCATAACACTACAGCTGCAACACCAAAGGCTGGTGGTGTTCATCACAGTTATCATCATCATGGATTGGTCAGGAAGATTATAAAGATTGCTACGGTGTGTGTTGCTGTTACTCTGGTTTCCCTTCTCTTCTATATCTGTGTCTTCCCCGGCGGTGGATCTTATTATGATCCTTTGTTCTCAGCTAAATCTCAG GATTCCTTGGATGCAGTTCTGAGAAATGCATCCATGAAGGACAAGACCATAATCGTCACAACACTGAATGATGCGTGGGCAGAACCCAACTCCATATTCGATCTGTTTCTCGAGAGCTTTCGTATCGGAAACAACACGAAAAGACTACTGAAGCATCTGGTAGTGATCTGCTTGGACCAAAAAGCATACGCTCGTTGCGTGGCTCTTCACCCACATTGCTACCAACTCTACACTGAAGGTGCCAACTTCACCAGCGAGGCAGCCTTCATGTCTTCCGATTACTTGCACATGATGTGGAGAAGAATCCAGTTTTTGACTTTCATTCTCGAAAAAGGATACAGCTTTGTCTTCACG GACACTGACATAATGTGGCTTAGGGATCCATTCCCAAAATTCTTCCCAGATGCAGACTTCCAAATTGCCTGTGACTATTTCCAAGGCGATTCTTACGATGTGAACAACCTTCCCAACGGAGGATTTACCTATGTAATCTCTAATAAACGAACCACCAAATTCTACAACTTTTGGTACTTCTCAAGGCAGGCTTATCCAAACAACCACGACCAGGACGTCCTCAACAAGATCAAATCTGATCCCTTCATCACCACCATCGGATTGAAAATGAGATTCTTGGACACCAAGTACTTTGGCGGCTTCTGTCAACCCAGTAAAGATCTTAACCTGGTTTGCACAATGCATGCTAATTGCTGCGTTGGTCTCGATAACAAAGTCAATGACCTCAAAATTCTGCTACAAGATTGGAGAAACTACATGGCACTGCCTCCTTCTTCATCATCTTCTTCTTCCTTGTCTTCCAGTAGTCCTAGTTCTAATTCCACAACGACTCCAACAACTATGCCCTCGTGGACAGTCCCACAGAACTGCAGGTATACTTTTCTATTCCTTAATTCTGACTTCTCTTCCTTCATTATCTTATGCATTCTGCCAGTGTTTTCTCCATTTCTATATTCACGTACAGTAACTCTCATGATCTCATGGATCATGTGCTGCAAATAA